From one Lolium rigidum isolate FL_2022 chromosome 4, APGP_CSIRO_Lrig_0.1, whole genome shotgun sequence genomic stretch:
- the LOC124647392 gene encoding probable LRR receptor-like serine/threonine-protein kinase At3g47570 yields the protein MACALVLAILISTILHPLSVTTLADETDENRDALLCLKSGLSITTWNTTSPDFCSWQGVSCTTQPQLPLVVALDMEAQGLTGDIPPCISNLTSLVRIHMANNQLSGHVPQDLGRLTGLQYLNLSSNMLSGEIPPSLSSCAGLEVLSLSSNSIGGAIPPSFGTLRNLSSLDLASNELSGEIPPLLGSSPALDSVTLTNNFLNGEIPKFLANCSSLRYLSLDNNSISGAIPAALFNSSTITEIHLRMNSLSGPIPPFINIPSQLTYLDLTSNSLTGALPHSIGNLTLLTGTVPPSTYNFPFLSFLGLADNNLRGTLPSDMGNTLPNITALVMSNNHFEGEIPASLANASSMEFMYLGNNSLSGVVPSFGSMPNLQVLMLHSNQLEAGDWTFFSSFANCTQLQKVNLGENRLRGSFPAGSVANLPKSLDGLTLRSNYISGTIPLEIGNLSKISLLYLDNNIFTGPIPSTLGQLSNLFILSLSQNKFSGEIPSSIGNLNQLTELYLQENQLSGTMPATLAGCQKLVALNLSSNGLNGSIRGHMFSKLNQLSWLLDLSHNQFTESIPSEIGSLINLGSLSLSHNKLTSKIPSTLGACVRLESLRLEGNLLEGSIPQSLANLKGAKALDFSQNNLSGTIPEFLEIFTSLQYLNMSFNNFEGPVPIGGVFANTSNVSVQGNALLCSNVRVDDLPRCPTLASKRSRKFIVRLLAALSAVVALALILGLVFLVFHILRKRRWKSSQSIGQTYMELKRLTYNDVSKATDSFSPTNIVGSGQYGIVYKGQLDGEDASVAVKVFKLNQYGAVDSFISECRALQSIRHRNLVRVITACSTYDPAGNEFKSLVFEYMAKGSLESRLHAKLNKDADLSLGTVICIAVDIAAALEYLHNQCIPPVVHCDMKPSNILFDDDDTAHVCDFGLARLIRGYSFGVQSNSTSILGPRGSIGYIAPEYGMGSQISTEGDVYSYGIILLEMLTGKRPTDEAFSDGLTLHKYVNASLSETERILRPSLMPKFGDQPTDPKPKIDEYKPTTVMDICALQLLKLGLLCSAESPKDRPSMHEVYSEIIAVKEAFFSMNI from the exons ATGGCTTGTGCACTAGTGCTAGCCATACTCATCTCAACGATTTTGCATCCGTTGTCGGTGACAACATTGGCTGATGAAACCGACGAGAACCGAGACGCTCTGCTCTGCCTCAAGTCCGGCCTCTCCATCACCACATGGAACACCACATCACCTGATTTCTGCAGTTGGCAAGGTGTCTCATGCACGACGCAGCCACAACTACCTCTAGTGGTGGCCTTGGACATGGAGGCACAAGGTCTCACCGGTGACATCCCGCCCTGCATCTCCAACCTCACCTCGCTGGTGAGAATCCACATGGCAAACAACCAGCTCTCTGGTCATGTGCCGCAGGACCTTGGCCGGCTCACTGGACTCCAGTACCTCAACCTCAGCTCCAACATGCTCAGTGGCGAGATCCCCCCATCTCTGTCATCATGTGCTGGCCTCGAGGTCCTGTCGCTGAGCAGCAACTCTATTGGAGGTGCGATCCCACCAAGCTTCGGTACGCTTCGCAACCTTTCCTCTCTAGACTTAGCCAGCAATGAACTTTCTGGTGAGATTCCCCCTCTACTCGGGAGCTCACCGGCTCTGGACTCTGTCACTCTCACCAACAACTTTCTCAACGGAGAAATCCCGAAGTTTCTGGCAAATTGTTCTTCGCTCCGGTACCTTTCTCTAGATAACAACAGTATTTCTGGGGCAATACCGGCAGCACTTTTCAACAGCTCAACCATCACAGAGATACATCTCCGGATGAACAGCCTTTCTGGGCCAATTCCACCTTTCATAAACATCCCTTCACAGCTCACATACCTCGATCTCACCAGTAATAGCCTCACCGGAGCTTTGCCGCACTCAATAGGCAATCTGACATTGCTTA CAGGGACAGTGCCACCGTCAACTTACAATTTTCCTTTCTTGAGTTTCCTTGGGTTGGCCGACAATAACCTGAGAGGAACACTTCCTTCTGATATGGGGAACACTCTCCCTAACATTACTGCACTGGTGATGTCTAATAATCATTTTGAGGGTGAGATCCCTGCATCCCTAGCCAACGCCTCCAGCATGGAGTTCATGTATCTCGGCAACAACTCGCTGAGTGGGGTGGTTCCTTCCTTCGGTTCCATGCCGAATTTGCAGGTTCTCATGCTGCACTCAAACCAGCTAGAAGCTGGAGATTGGACATTCTTCTCATCCTTTGCAAATTGTACACAGCTGCAAAAGGTCAACTTGGGCGAAAACAGACTGCGCGGGAGCTTCCCGGCAGGTTCTGTAGCGAACCTACCGAAAAGTTTGGATGGCTTGACTCTTCGGTCAAACTACATCTCTGGCACCATTCCCTTGGAGATCGGAAACCTGTCTAAAATTTCCCTACTTTATCTTGATAATAATATTTTCACAGGGCCTATACCTTCTACTCTTGGCCAGCTAAGCAATTTATTTATCCTTAGCCTGTCACAAAACAAGTTTTCCGGAGAAATTCCGTCTTCCATTGGTAACTTGAATCAGTTGACGGAACTTTATTTACAAGAAAACCAATTAAGTGGAACCATGCCTGCAACTTTAGCTGGCTGCCAGAAATTGGTGGCACTAAACCTTTCCAGCAATGGCCTCAATGGGAGCATCAGAGGGCACATGTTCAGCAAATTGAATCAACTGAGTTGGTTACTTGACCTGTCACATAACCAGTTCACAGAATCTATACCTTCAGAAATTGGTagcttgataaaccttggttcctTGAGCCTCTCACACAACAAACTCACATCCAAAatcccatcaacacttggtgcatgTGTCCGGTTAGAATCACTTCGTCTAGAAGGGAACCTCCTGGAAGGAAGCATTCCACAATCATTGGCAAACCTCAAGGGTGCCAAAGCATTAGATTTCTCCCAAAACAATTTATCCGGTACAATACCAGAATTCCTTGAGATATTCACTTCACTGCAGTACCTGAATATGTCGTTCAACAACTTTGAGGGGCCAGTTCCAATAGGTGGAGTCTTTGCCAACACTAGCAATGTTTCTGTCCAAGGAAATGCACTTCTCTGTTCAAATGTTCGAGTCGACGATTTGCCCAGGTGCCCCACCTTAGCATCTAAGAGAAGCCGCAAGTTTATCGTTCGATTGTTGGCAGCTCTGTCAGCTGTTGTTGCATTGGCCTTGATCCTAGGGCTGGTCTTCCTTGTTTTCCATATCTTGAGAAAGAGGAGGTGGAAATCCAGTCAGTCCATTGGCCAGACATATATGGAGCTAAAAAGGCTAACATATAATGATGTGAGCAAAGCAACGGATAGCTTTTCTCCAACCAACATAGTTGGCTCCGGGCAATATGGTATTGTGTATAAAGGTCAGTTAGATGGAGAAGACGCCTCGGTTGCTGTCAAAGTGTTCAAACTTAATCAGTATGGTGCAGTggatagctttatttctgagtgcAGAGCTTTGCAAAGCATCCGGCACCGAAATCTCGTGAGGGTCATAACTGCATGCTCAACTTACGATCCGGCTGGGAATGAGTTCAAATCTCTAGTCTTTGAGTATATGGCAAAAGGTAGCCTTGAGAGCCGACTTCATGCTAAGCTCAATAAGGATGCCGATTTGAGTTTGGGGACGGTGATATGCATAGCAGTTGACATTGCAGCTGCTCTGGAATACCTTCATAACCAATGCATCCCACCAGTGGTTCACTGTGATATGAAGCCAAGCAATATACTCTTTGATGATGATGATACTGCCCATGTGTGtgactttgggctagcaaggttaattcgtGGTTATTCATTTGGAGTTCAGAGCAACTCGACAAGCATACTTGGACCGAGGGGATCTATTGGGTATATTGCTCCTG AGTATGGAATGGGCAGTCAGATCTCAACTGAGGGTGATGTATACAGCTATGGCATTATACTTTTGGAAATGCTAACAGGGAAACGACCTACCGATGAAGCGTTCAGTGATGGCCTTACACTCCACAAGTATGTAAATGCATCACTGTCAGAAACTGAACGTATTCTTCGCCCCAGCCTTATGCCAAAATTTGGAGACCAGCCTACTGACCCTAAACCAAAAATTGACGAATACAAGCCAACTACAGTGATGGATATATGTGCTCTCCAACTCCTTAAACTTGGcctgttatgctccgcggagtcacCAAAAGATCGCCCAAGCATGCATGAAGTTTATAGTGAAATAATTGCAGTAAAAGAAGCATTCTTCTCTATGAACATTTGA